In the Harmonia axyridis chromosome 3, icHarAxyr1.1, whole genome shotgun sequence genome, one interval contains:
- the LOC123674655 gene encoding gustatory receptor for sugar taste 43a-like, which yields MVDSKIIISAPVFEYLKPTIFFMRVFGLAPISYHQIKKYYVVERSKKYIFYSYAFGIILSFVTVLGLVNDAVSENSLRMNLPNNKLVVISDIGIIVCSVLFGILVSPYKLNQLLNLLQCFHKINSIMNESKNQLKKEKRVVLTIALTVYTIFLLVFTLDIYSWMDRFKRKEDGARYFKYYFPFYIMYLAVMSQELSYCNFTYYVKKRIIGLNSAIQQEINRKPDVFLQKTDVKKTPDSKLLIGSEGDVLENYILTGKTYSTINELTPQKISNFIRVHAEIFTSVNYINDCFGYPLLFIMTSCLLHLVITPFLFITGNNYRPLFICLQILWISVHIGRLFIIVEPTHRCLEEYEKTNPLVVHLLSKVENKEVKQKVDP from the exons ATGGTGGATTCAAAGATTATTATTTCTGCTCCTGTTTTCGAATATTTGAAACCGACAATTTTCTTCATGAGAGTGTTTGGTTTGGCACCGATATCTTATCATCAAATTAAGAAATATTATGTGGTAGAGAGATccaaaaaatacatattttataGCTATGCATTTGGCATTATTTTGA gTTTTGTAACTGTACTAGGACTCGTCAATGATGCAGTCTCTGAAAATTCTCTACGAATGAATCTACCCAACAATAAGTTGGTAGTGATTTCTGATATAGGAATCATAGTGTGTAGTGTTCTATTTGGTATATTGGTGAGCCCATATAAGCTAAATCAGCTTCTTAATTTATTACAATGTTTCCATAAG ataaattCAATCATGAACGAATCGAAAAACCAGCTCAAGAAAGAAAAAAGGGTTGTACTGACTATAGCCTTAACAGTTTACACTATATTCCTTCTAGTATTCACCTTAGATATTTACTCTTGGATGGATAGATTCAAACGTAAAGAAGATGGTGCAAGATACTTTAAATACTATTTCCCCTTTTATATAATGTATTTGGCTGTCATGAGCCAAGAGCTTTCATACTGTAATTTCACCTATTACGTGAAAAAACGTATTATTGGTCTGAACTctgcaatacaacaagagatcAACAGGAAGCCTGATGTGTTCCTGCAAAAAACGGATGTTAAAAAAACTCCTGATTCTAAATTGCTGATAGGAAGTGAAGGAGATGTCTTGGAGAATTATATATTGACAGGAAAAACCTACTCTACTATTAATG aGCTCACGCCTCAAAAAATTAGCAATTTCATCAGGGTACATGCAGAAATCTTTACTTCTGTCAACTACATCAATGATTGTTTTGGATATCCTCTCTTG TTTATAATGACCAGCTGTCTTCTGCATCTCGTCATAACACCATTTCTGTTCATTACTGGAAATAATTATAGGCCTCTCTTTATATGCCTCCAAATCCTTTGGATTTCTGTTCACATTGGAAGGCTGTTTATCATCGTAGAACCAACTCACAGATGTCTAGAAGAG TATGAGAAGACGAACCCATTGGTTGTGCACCTGTTGAGCAAAGTTGAAAATAAAGAGGTCAAACAAAAGGTAGACCCGTAA